The sequence CGGGGATCTGGAGCGTAGTGCTGATCATATCCATAAGCTTTAAGAGCTTCCCTGACACATCTTCCGAGACCTTCATGACACCGCTGGAAATCAGAGCAATCATGGCAAGGTCCGTTGGAAACGGCAGCCTGCTGCGGGTAGGCCAGTTCCAGGGCTTTTGGCGAATTCCACACTTCCAGCAACGTCTGTTTTGTTAAATCGCCGATAATAAAATGTTCGTGATTGTACAGCTCCTCGCAGATAGTTACCTTACCGTCGGGCAGCACAACAACACCGCGCCGGTTAGCTGTACAATAAGCTCTTTCCCAAAAGTTGTTCTTCCTTACCGATTCCTCTCCGGCATAGGGATTATCATTGGCGCCGCTGAAATTCACTTTGTCCGGAAATTCCTCTTTGATCGTATTGAACTCTTCCTCGAAAATCTGGATATCTTCCGGCGAACAGAACAGGCTGTCGTCATGGCGGTATAAGGAACGTCCGTAGCAAGTAAAGTTGCTCCTCAGCACATAAGGCTTCTCCATCAAATACCGCGCCAGGGATACGGCATCCTTGATGTTAACCGGGGTTAACACCGTGTTGGTCCGGACCTTGATTCCCGCTTCACCCAAGTAATCGAGGGTTTGCAGTATTTTCTTCCCATAGCCGGTAAGACCCATGAGACGGTCAATGATTTCCGGGTTAAGCGCGTCAATGCTAACCTGGATGGTGGATAGTCCGGTTGCCGCGAGCTGCTGGGCCATACTTCTGGATAAAGGATACTTCGTGGGGATATTGAGATACAGACCTGCAGACAGAGTGCTCTCAATGAAATCAAAGGCATCCTCCCGGCAAAAAAAGTCGCCCCCCGAGAACTCGACGGTTTCTATACCGCACGCACGGGCCTCTTTCAACAGGCGACGGTACAGATTTAAATCCAATTCCTGTTTTCCTCTAAAACCCTCACGATTAGCATAGCAATACCTGTAATTGGTCACACAGCGCATGGTCGGGAGTACCAGCAAGGTGTAGGGCATTTTGCACCGGGTATCATCCATGTCAATCATCTCTTCCGGAACAATAAAAGTCTTGGGATCGTATATCCGTGCCTGATCCGGGTTGATATCGGAAGCTTCGATGATCAAGGATTCCATGGTCTGTTCATCATTTACCCGCACAGCCAGCAGGGCATCTACTTGCCGAGTCGCTGCTTCCATATCCAGATCGAAGATATAGGCCACGGCTTCACGAACGGCAGTCAGGTCCCGCTTCCCGTCAAACAAGGAGAGGATGACAGCCTGCTGCGGGTAGAGAAATTTAAACACTTCCTGCGGGCTATCCCCCGGATTGGCGGTAAACAGGATTGACCTTCCCCCGTCAGGCCGTAGCTTCACCTCAGGGCTTAGAAGAAGTCCCATAACTATAACCTCCCTATCATTTAGCTACTCCTCCGTTGGAGCATCCTGGAGAACATGATGTACAGCGCATTGAACATCCTATTGTACATCTTGCGATATCCTCCTCATCCTCCGTTACAGCCTCAATGATAAGTTCTCTTAAAAGCTCACGCTTCGAGAGACCTGATCCCGAAAGAAGCGCCCGGATTTCATTTAACCCACTCATTACTGTCACCTCATTCTCTATGATTTGAAGTCCTTAAACCAGCGCATCACTTTGCCGAAGGTCCAGTATTGCAACCTGTTTGACAATTGATACACCCCGCATCACACTGCCCGCATATGGCCATATTGTCCGTGACAGCATCAATCAGCTCTTTTAGAAGCTGACGCTTGGAGAGACCGCATTCGCACAGAAGAGCCTTGATTTCCTGTAATTCACTCATCACTATCACCTCGTCTTTAGCTATATTGTATATTTTTTCACATAAGTCGGTTTTCCATACCCTTATCTTGGAAATCGAAACGAAAAAAGCCCAAGTGTCAAAAGAAAATAATGTTCTAGACTGAAAAATAAAGTGTTAGACTCGGTTAATTGTAGTAACGTAAATAGAGGATGGTTAGTTCATTATATGAGCTGATCTCCTCTATTTTTTGTTTAAAAGAAATATTAACTAAGGCTATATAGCTTGGTATAGATTGTTTAATATATTGAGGATAAATACTTACGTATGAATGGGAAAATCCATGAGATTCATAAGGATGAAGAAATCCCATACGATATCCTGGAAACGCTCTGGCGTGATCAGAAGCTAAATGCGATCGATAATCCCTACGGCTCCTGTCGGGCTCGTGTAAATGGTAATTGTCCATACGCGGAAGAACCCCCCTGTTTAACTTGTAACGGCGGCAGCCCTTGTAAAGACTTAGCTGTAGGTCTCTCTGACATGGACGTACCTAAGTACGAAATTCATATTCAATCTACCTCAAAAATGATAGAAGTTGCCAAACATACGGCCGCGAC is a genomic window of Paenibacillus durus ATCC 35681 containing:
- a CDS encoding radical SAM/SPASM domain-containing protein, producing the protein MGLLLSPEVKLRPDGGRSILFTANPGDSPQEVFKFLYPQQAVILSLFDGKRDLTAVREAVAYIFDLDMEAATRQVDALLAVRVNDEQTMESLIIEASDINPDQARIYDPKTFIVPEEMIDMDDTRCKMPYTLLVLPTMRCVTNYRYCYANREGFRGKQELDLNLYRRLLKEARACGIETVEFSGGDFFCREDAFDFIESTLSAGLYLNIPTKYPLSRSMAQQLAATGLSTIQVSIDALNPEIIDRLMGLTGYGKKILQTLDYLGEAGIKVRTNTVLTPVNIKDAVSLARYLMEKPYVLRSNFTCYGRSLYRHDDSLFCSPEDIQIFEEEFNTIKEEFPDKVNFSGANDNPYAGEESVRKNNFWERAYCTANRRGVVVLPDGKVTICEELYNHEHFIIGDLTKQTLLEVWNSPKALELAYPQQAAVSNGPCHDCSDFQRCHEGLGRCVREALKAYGYDQHYAPDPRCPRAPVGSRLA